Proteins encoded by one window of Haliotis asinina isolate JCU_RB_2024 chromosome 6, JCU_Hal_asi_v2, whole genome shotgun sequence:
- the LOC137288118 gene encoding uncharacterized protein, with amino-acid sequence MKMFVSAVLSSCLILVLHVSDTRGYITTKSPYPSNTEEPGFRDVCEILNIITYLLAAIVVVLCLGFAGNQALLIRLRLLQMKTMKSQQDEAHVYNRFQTDRQISRPHVYAQVVPGALGQASPTDSTVRHSYIDILPPDSDDYIKPVCHKCPGNV; translated from the exons ATGAAGATGTTTGTGTCTGCAGTCCTATCGTCCTGTCTTATTCTTGTCCTTCACGTTTCGGACACCAGAGGCTACATCACAACAAAGTCTCCCTACCCATCCAACACTGAAGAGCCGGGTTTCAGGGATGTGTGTGAGATCCTCAACA TCATAACGTACCTGTTAGCAGCCATTGTTGTGGTACTCTGTTTGGGGTTTGCTGGAAATCAAGCTCTACTCATCAGACTCAg GTTGCTGCAAATGAAGACGATGAAAAGTCAACAGGATGAGGCACATGTATACAACAGGTTTCAAACGGACAGACAGATCAGCAGACCACACGTGTATGCACAAGTGGTTCCTGGAGCGCTGGGACAGGCGTCCCCAACAGACAGCACCGTGCGACACAGTTACATCGATATTCTTCCTCCGGACTCTGACGATTACATCAAACCTGTCTGCCACAAATGCCCGGGCAACGTATGA